The sequence below is a genomic window from Thalassomonas haliotis.
CAATCGGCTTTATCATCAGACCTGGGGTAACCATAGGCGATATCTAAAGATGCCCCGTTAACAGTTACCGTTGCAGTATCTGTATCTTGGTTACCGGCAATTAAAGATTTACTGTGTACTATAGTAGATGCGCTCTGCATCGAAGCTTTAATAGCGTTAAGTGTTGCCGTATTCGCATCGCTACTTAGGTCCAAGAACTTAGGCGCCGCGGTTACCGCCAGAATCCCCAGAATGACGATAACCACCACTAACTCTATCAGGGTAAAACCCGCTTGCTTTTGTAAACGTTTCATTTTATGTCCTTCATAGTACTTTAAAAATTAATTGGCATTGATATAAACAATCACAGAGCTGTTGGCGGGCTGATAGGTAAAACTATTGCCCACATTTGTGGCATTGCCGGGATCTGTGGCATTGCCGTCGCCGTCATGGGCCAAAGTTTGCTCTAAATAATAATGGCAAAGGCTGTCCGCCCCGGTGCCGGATTTGCTGACCAGGTAGTCGATGGTGTCGTCACCGTTTAAGGTAGCTAAAGTATCGGTCACCTTAGGCGGTTGCTGTAATATATTTTCCCAGATATCAACACAATCATCGGCCCCCAGTCCTGCCAGGTCATTGCCGTTATCCGACAAACCGGTCACATAACCTGGGCGTATGCCGGTCCCTTCAAAGGTTAAAAACATTTCGGTGCCGTCATAAGACACGCTGTTTTGATTCGAAGCATTGCTGGGGCGCCCTTCCGCTTCCCACTGGGCGCGGATCAGGGAGACACCGGTAGCATAACCGCCTGCCATCCCCTCGATGTTGGCCTGCTGTGCCTGGCTGGTCAGATCAAGAAACTTAGGGATTGCCGTCACCG
It includes:
- a CDS encoding type II secretion system protein, whose translation is MKRLQKQAGFTLIELVVVIVILGILAVTAAPKFLDLSSDANTATLNAIKASMQSASTIVHSKSLIAGNQDTDTATVTVNGASLDIAYGYPRSDDKADWDALLEFDTDDFTSVLVDSDTVIIYPTGMAAPDAITDACIVYYQEVTAAGNTPTIEVVDCS
- a CDS encoding type II secretion system protein, which codes for MKKQSGFTLIELVIVVVILGLLAVTAIPKFLDLTSQAQQANIEGMAGGYATGVSLIRAQWEAEGRPSNASNQNSVSYDGTEMFLTFEGTGIRPGYVTGLSDNGNDLAGLGADDCVDIWENILQQPPKVTDTLATLNGDDTIDYLVSKSGTGADSLCHYYLEQTLAHDGDGNATDPGNATNVGNSFTYQPANSSVIVYINAN